A stretch of the Lolium perenne isolate Kyuss_39 chromosome 3, Kyuss_2.0, whole genome shotgun sequence genome encodes the following:
- the LOC127325623 gene encoding uncharacterized protein: MEHLARAPAPRSRIYHLMAEGMSFKVTVTLRASRVEKWIRTVKRDFLDAAPTKCVGLDCEFTNPREGDQRAAVFQLSVESETLVFQICWADEVPQVLKEFLQDENIRFCGAAIGKDVEMLSPYGINITSAFDLQKILANPTNKPTLNLYDLANSTIGTNLEKKKRKKYKKKDAAEEKKDELIFGWANVPLSYEQVHYAALDARPRWLGGIGG, translated from the coding sequence ATGGAGCACCTCGCGCGCGCCCCGGCTCCTCGATCTCGGATATACCACCTCATGGCCGAAGGGATGTCTTTCAAGGTCACGGTCACTCTCCGTGCATCAAGAGTGGAGAAGTGGATCCGCACCGTCAAGAGGGACTTTCTCGACGCCGCACCAACCAAGTGCGTCGGCTTGGACTGCGAGTTCACCAACCCTCGCGAGGGTGATCAGCGCGCCGCCGTCTTTCAACTCTCGGTGGAGAGCGAGACTTTGGTATTCCAAATTTGTTGGGCTGATGAAGTGCCACAAGTTCTCAAGGAGTTCTTGCAGGACGAGAACATTAGATTCTGCGGCGCGGCTATCGGCAAAGATGTGGAAATGCTGAGTCCCTACGGTATTAATATTACTTCTGCGTTCGACCTCCAGAAGATACTCGCGAACCCCACCAACAAGCCCACTCTGAATCTATATGATCTGGCAAACTCTACCATTGGGACAAACcttgagaagaagaagaggaagaagtacaagaagaaggacgccgcggAAGAAAAAAAAGATGAACTGATTTTTGGATGGGCCAATGTTCCATTGAGCTACGAGCAAGTGCACTATGCCGCTCTAGACGCTCGCCCGAGATGGCTAGGAGGCATTGGAGGCTAG
- the LOC139837773 gene encoding uncharacterized protein, with the protein MENLLPEARAIYEIITAETREAYENRFLDYKKESLDAVRTFVEDTTKQFASVNASIATVQASMGTELAAVQAALGADLAIIKGGLSAKISQLASTVGRAIQSPRPASVEGAPGSIPRTPGVGAAGPHGNCIATNHRGMASAPPPVGATWLESFLTKSPHAGWDELVRGMMARFMRNQHTILLRRFYHITQTATVEDYVQRFSDLVDQLSAYEPHPESIRNMTRFLDGLKPAVRVLVAIQQPEDLDTAFTLALLYEELGEGTNPFAANSPPRQGTGRTLPHTYPPPPPPPAKWVSKSVEEKKQIEATRGSSDDKWSNLKAYRRAKGLCFICGEKWGKEHVCKGSVQLHIVQEKLNCMQTELTDEGPDDESDTESQHLMCLSVAAADSKEQSQKTLQLRVTVQGHSMLFLVDSGSSACFIDQSKAHLLTSQQKMDRTLKVQVARGEVLQSSEYFPQLGWSAGGHDFVDSFRVPPLKSYDGIVGHDSLAKHSPMLTHWSQHWLVLFQDGQLLVLHGEGADDITHALIELHVVQDIQDQDAEHHKPGVQELLDKFSSVFDNPTSLPPSRQYDHQIPLIPGARPVSMRPYRVALELKSELEKQIQELLKQGVITHINSAFASPVILVKKSDHTWRLVVDYRHLNALTVKGKYPLPVIDELLDELAGSKWFSKLDLRASYYQIRLAPGEEYKTAFQTHNGHYEFMVMAFGLTGAPATFQFAMNASLAPVLRKFALVFFDDILIYSHSYEEHLGHVQEVLAILQRDK; encoded by the exons ATGGAGAACCTCTTGCCGGAGGCCCGGGCGATCTACGAGATCATCACGGCGGAGACTAGGGAGGCCTACGAGAACCGCTTCCTCGACTACAAGAAGGAATCCCTCGATGCCGTCAGGACCTTCGTCGAGGACACCACCAAGCAGTTCGCGAGCGTCAACGCCTCCATCGCCACTGTACAAGCTTCCATGGGCACCGAGCTCGCGGCGGTGCAAGCGGCCCTGGGCGCAGACCTGGCCATCATCAAGGGAGGCCTCAGCGCTAAGATCTCGCAGCTGGCCTCTACCGTTGGCCGCGCCATCCAGTCTCCTCGACCAGCCTCGGTGGAGGGAGCCCCCGGGTCCATTCCACGGACGCCGGGAGTTGGTGCTGCCGGCCCTCATGGGAACTGCATCGCAACTAACCACCGGGGGATGGCCTCAGCGCCTCCTCCAGTAGGAG CTACGTGGCTTGAATCGTTCCTGACAAAGTCTCCTCATGCTGGATGGGACGAACTGGTGCGCGGCATGATGGCTCGATTCATGCGCAATCAACACACCATTTTGCTCCGCAGGTTCTATCACATTACTCAGACTGCTACTGTAGAGGATTATGTTCAGCGATTTTCAGATTTAGTGGATCAGCTATCTGCGTATGAGCCACACCCTGAATCAATTCGGAATATGACAAGGTTCCTGGATGGACTGAAGCCAGCCGTCAGGGTTTTAGTAGCTATACAGCAGCCTGAAGATCTTGACACAGCTTTTACTTTGGCGCTCCTGTATGAGGAATTAGGAGAAGGAACTAACCCCTTTGCGGCCAATTCACCTCCTCGTCAAGGCACCGGCAGAACTCTACCACATACTtacccgccaccgccaccaccgccggcgAAATGGGTATCAAAATCAGTAGAAGAGAAGAAACAAATTGAAGCAACTAGAGGTAGTTCTGATGACAAATGGAGCAATCTAAAGGCTTACCGCAGGGCCAAGGGTTTGTGTTTCATCTGTGGGGAAAAATGGGGCAAGGAACATGTGTGTAAAGGATCTGTTCAACTCCACATTGTACAAGAAAAGCTGAACTGTATGCAGACAGAGCTAACTGATGAAGGGCCAGACGATGAATCAGACACTGAATCACAACACCTTATGTGTCTGTCGGTAGCAGCGGCTGATTCCAAGGAACAATCCCAGAAAACTCTGCAACTCAGAGTTACTGTGCAAGGACACTCTATGCTTTTCCTGGTTGACTCTGGCAGCTCCGCATGCTTTATTGATCAGAGCAAGGCACACCTTCTTACAAGCCAGCAAAAGATGGACAGAACCCTTAAGGTGCAAGTAGCTAGAGGAGAAGTTTTGCAGTCCAGTGAATATTTCCCCCAACTCGGTTGGTCAGCAGGTGGTCATGATTTTGTGGATTCGTTCAGGGTGCCACCGCTCAAAAGCTATGATGGAATAGTGGGACATGACTCATTAGCTAAGCACAGTCCAATGCTCACCCATTGGTCTCAACATTGGTTGGTGTTGTTTCAAGACGGACAGTTACTAGTATTGCATGGAGAAGGGGCGGATGATATTACCCATGCACTCATCGAGTTACACGTGGTACAAGATATTCAAGATCAAGATGCAGAACATCACAAACCAGGAGTACAAGAATTACTGGACAAATTTTCCTCCGTGTTTGATAATCCCACTAGCCTTCCTCCCAGCAGGCAGTATGACCACCAAATTCCATTGATTCCTGGAGCTCGACCAGTATCTATGAGACCTTACAGAGTTGCTCTAGAATTGAAATCTGAATTGGAGAAACAGATACAGGAGCTGTTGAAACAGGGTGTCATTACTCACATCAATAGTGCTTTTGCATCCCCAGTCATATTAGTGAAGAAAAGTGACCATACTTGGAGATTGGTAGTTGATTACCGACATTTGAATGCCCTTACAGTTAAAGGCAAATACCCTCTTCCAGTAATTGATGAGTTGCTCGATGAATTAGCTGGATCCAAGTGGTTCTCAAAACTAGATTTACGGGCTAGTTATTACCAGATCCGCTTGGCACCTGGGGAAGAGTATAAAACTGCATTCCAGACTCACAATGGACATTATGAGTTCATGGTCATGGCGTTTGGTCTTACTGGTGCTCCAGCTACATTCCAATTTGCCATGAATGCTTCCTTAGCTCCGGTGCTGCGAAAGTTTGCTCTGGTTTTCTTTGACGACATCTTGATTTACAGCCACTCGTATGAAGAACACTTAGGACATGTACAAGAAGTGTTGGCCATTCTTCAGCGTGACAAGTGA
- the LOC127325624 gene encoding uncharacterized protein has translation MASRTVDLGALIPDVRSLRISRMVAVQSLSRSSLAGGSGTLTQSPLPPDADGGAGEQQQRHIGTAAHLAAGGLAGVVSKTCTAPLARLTILFQAVPPWLGGRQCETMLVVKGKQFVSATMLLVETEIGHLQLP, from the exons ATGGCTTCCAGGACGGTGGATCTAGGAGCTCTGATACCAGATGTAAGATCCCTGCGGATTTCTAGGA TGGTCGCCGTCCAGTCGCTGTCCAGGTCCTCGCTGGCAGGTGGGAGCGGGACGTTGACACAATCCCCACTCCCTCCCGATGCAGACGGAGGCGCGGGTGAGCAGCAGCAGCGCCACATCGGCACGGCGGCGCACCTGGCCGCCGGCGGGCTCGCCGGCGTCGTCAGCAAGACCTGCACCGCGCCGCTCGCCCGCCTCACCATCCTCTTCCAG GCGGTGCCACCATGGCTAGGAGGAAGACAGTGTGAAACAATGCTGGTCGTAAAGGGAAAGCAGTTCGTAAGCGCCACCAT GCTTTTAGTGGAGACCGAAATAGGGCATCTCCAGCTTCCATAA